In Elusimicrobiota bacterium, one DNA window encodes the following:
- a CDS encoding MBL fold metallo-hydrolase: MKTTDELRIVFHGGADEVTGSRHLVEFRDTRVMMDCGLFQGHRQEALTKSQSFPAEPPTVRAVFLSHAHIDHSGGLPLLVKKGFTGPIYCTPPTADLLAIMLMDSAFLQEEDAKFFNKIHAAEGLRIDPLYTREDVQKTLSLLVPTDYDKSVSVVEGLEGRFQNAGHVLGSAMIHLTARTAAGIRRIVFTGDLGRQSSILMNPPGSPGPVDYLLIESTYGGRRHEDIGNAGDVLAEALKRAEEENGPVLIPSFALERTQEIVFLLERLLREGRIKPINIYVDSPMASDITAIFQKYPNHTSFSKEFRDEIKGNDDPFGLKTIRYIKSVEESKALTHAPGRKIIMAGSGMCEGGRILHHLRNLVGETSTTILLVGYQAQGTLGRRLADGAKTVRIFGLPHDVAAVVRPLKHFSAHADQADLLRFIGALSPRPRTVFLVHGDPEQREALRVALAAAGIDRVALPAFGSSTPLA; encoded by the coding sequence ATGAAAACCACCGACGAACTGCGAATCGTTTTTCACGGCGGCGCCGATGAAGTCACGGGCTCGCGACACCTGGTGGAGTTCCGCGACACCCGCGTGATGATGGATTGCGGCCTGTTCCAGGGTCACCGCCAGGAAGCCCTCACGAAATCCCAAAGCTTTCCCGCCGAACCCCCCACGGTGCGCGCGGTGTTCCTCTCCCACGCGCACATCGACCACAGCGGCGGCCTGCCTTTGTTGGTCAAAAAAGGGTTCACCGGCCCCATCTATTGCACCCCGCCCACCGCCGACCTTTTGGCCATCATGCTCATGGATTCCGCTTTCCTTCAGGAAGAAGACGCCAAGTTCTTCAACAAGATCCACGCGGCCGAGGGCCTCCGCATCGACCCCCTCTACACCCGGGAAGACGTTCAAAAAACCCTCTCCCTCCTGGTCCCCACCGATTACGACAAGTCCGTTTCCGTGGTCGAGGGGCTCGAGGGGCGCTTTCAAAACGCGGGGCACGTGTTGGGTTCCGCCATGATCCATTTAACCGCCCGGACGGCGGCCGGAATCCGCCGCATCGTTTTCACCGGAGACCTGGGGCGGCAAAGCTCCATCCTCATGAACCCCCCGGGCTCCCCCGGGCCCGTGGACTACTTGTTGATCGAAAGCACCTACGGTGGCCGCCGGCACGAGGACATCGGAAACGCCGGCGACGTGTTGGCCGAGGCTCTGAAACGGGCGGAGGAGGAAAACGGGCCCGTCCTCATCCCCAGCTTTGCCCTGGAGCGGACCCAGGAAATCGTTTTCCTCCTGGAGCGATTGCTTCGGGAAGGGCGGATAAAGCCCATCAATATCTACGTGGACAGCCCCATGGCCTCGGACATCACGGCCATTTTTCAAAAGTATCCGAACCACACGAGCTTCTCCAAAGAGTTTCGGGATGAAATCAAAGGGAACGACGACCCCTTCGGACTCAAAACCATCCGCTACATCAAATCGGTGGAGGAGTCCAAGGCCTTGACCCACGCGCCCGGGCGAAAGATCATCATGGCCGGTTCCGGCATGTGCGAGGGCGGGCGCATCCTGCACCATCTGCGCAACCTGGTGGGGGAAACCTCGACCACGATTCTGTTGGTGGGTTACCAAGCCCAGGGCACCCTGGGGCGGCGACTGGCCGACGGCGCAAAGACGGTTCGGATTTTCGGCCTGCCCCACGATGTGGCCGCGGTGGTGCGGCCGCTCAAGCACTTTTCCGCCCACGCCGACCAGGCGGATCTCTTGCGTTTCATCGGCGCCCTGTCGCCGCGCCCCCGGACGGTGTTCCTGGTCCACGGGGATCCCGAACAGCGGGAAGCCCTTCGGGTCGCCTTGGCCGCCGCCGGGATCGACCGGGTGGCCCTGCCGGCCTTCGGGTCGTCCACGCCCCTGGCGTAG
- a CDS encoding NAD(P)/FAD-dependent oxidoreductase, which translates to MTPPSSGHDVIVLGGGAAGFFAAVTAAEGGARVLLLERGARVLTKVLISGGGRCNVTNAEEKPEKLVRNYPRGGAELRGPLTKFGPRETRRWFESRGVALKTEEDGRVFPVTDRSQTIADALTDAAGRAKVEVRTGVAVRQILPEGDGFRLVLNSGESLPAARVLLATGSNPQGHAWAQALGHTIVPPVPSLFTLTIKDPRLKGLAGVASPRARVKLEGTDLEQTGPLLITHWGLSGPAVLRLSAWGARHLHDSDYKAPLRVNWLDQSREAIQKTFDQKRKNDPRKSLSASPFDIPQRLWDSLRTAAGLPAERRWADLSKSEMSRLAAELGDGTYAVTGKSAFKDEFVTCGGVALEEVDFRTLESRRRPGLHFAGEILNIDGVTGGFNFQNAWTTGWLAGKGMLPCSPPFPGR; encoded by the coding sequence ATGACCCCCCCTTCCTCGGGCCATGACGTGATCGTTCTGGGCGGCGGCGCGGCGGGTTTTTTCGCCGCCGTCACGGCCGCCGAGGGCGGCGCCCGGGTGCTCCTGCTGGAACGGGGCGCCCGGGTCCTGACCAAGGTTTTGATTTCCGGCGGCGGCCGGTGCAACGTGACCAACGCCGAAGAAAAACCGGAAAAATTGGTGCGGAACTATCCCCGGGGCGGGGCGGAGCTTCGGGGACCCCTCACCAAGTTCGGCCCCCGGGAAACCCGGCGTTGGTTCGAGTCCCGGGGAGTGGCCCTTAAAACCGAAGAGGACGGCCGGGTGTTCCCCGTCACCGACCGCTCCCAAACCATCGCCGACGCTTTGACCGACGCCGCCGGCCGGGCCAAGGTGGAGGTGCGGACCGGGGTTGCGGTCCGACAAATTCTTCCCGAGGGCGACGGTTTTCGACTTGTTTTAAATTCCGGGGAATCCCTCCCGGCCGCCCGGGTTCTGCTCGCCACGGGCAGCAATCCCCAGGGACACGCCTGGGCCCAGGCCCTGGGGCACACAATCGTTCCCCCCGTTCCCTCCCTGTTCACCCTGACCATCAAAGACCCGCGCCTCAAAGGGTTGGCGGGCGTGGCCTCGCCGCGCGCCCGGGTTAAATTGGAGGGAACCGACCTGGAACAAACCGGCCCCCTGCTGATCACCCACTGGGGCCTGAGCGGCCCGGCGGTCCTTCGCCTGTCCGCCTGGGGAGCGCGGCACTTGCACGACAGCGATTACAAAGCCCCCCTTCGGGTGAACTGGCTGGATCAATCCCGGGAGGCCATTCAAAAAACCTTCGACCAAAAACGGAAGAACGATCCCCGGAAAAGCCTTTCCGCTTCCCCCTTTGACATTCCCCAACGCCTCTGGGACTCCCTGCGGACCGCCGCGGGCCTTCCGGCCGAACGGCGGTGGGCGGATCTTTCAAAATCGGAAATGTCCCGCCTGGCGGCGGAGCTCGGGGACGGGACCTACGCCGTCACCGGCAAGAGCGCCTTTAAGGACGAGTTCGTGACCTGCGGCGGGGTGGCCCTGGAGGAGGTGGATTTTCGAACCCTGGAAAGCCGCCGACGGCCGGGGCTCCATTTCGCGGGGGAGATCCTGAACATCGACGGGGTGACGGGCGGGTTCAACTTTCAAAACGCCTGGACAACCGGGTGGCTTGCCGGAAAAGGGATGTTGCCCTGCTCCCCTCCCTTCCCCGGGCGGTAG
- a CDS encoding glycosyltransferase family 39 protein gives MELRRRFWEIFNDRASVALGLFFVALGARLAFLFLNPHLNYGFVSVLGLPFSDAMEWNDLANHLIRGDGIVGPWAAQRPLYPVFLASFYTWFGESFVLAKILNALVVALSVALVFRIGDWAFGRTIGCLAAALPMIDWDQACQSMTLMSEPLGLGLFVSSVYLLIRGVKKEYPRDLFFSGLLFAFCNLARPLTLLAFPVYLACLFREYRRRGFDHRRTLRRVGLFALGAALGLAPWLIRQKKVIGIWAITSKTAESFYAATTPRFGQWSSSSDFESTVKGGETPRDKYLFQMAKARENLLSNPSFYLGNVIRSFGRYIAQVPTPFPRANGVVVAAFFLFVWRFLSPRVKASPIRWWLWLAPAVGVFLLPSKYYFLFSVLGLLGAGRRGGTVAWILIGSLLFAGLGNALVGGSIMDRTFTMGQWLFLLFFFEGIRLAVEAYGRRVVFRKPIDELLTVDRIQIGEAEPAGPLARLARKTIGGAVAVGVGFFLVSGLKLFYLNAFRGPLPTTEPAPLTFEEKKAWVEQMGAALGKPPSERALDSKSRFFDPTLGFVREGENHGRWVVGLGRLTSYRYFLAANTSIPHWSRLFDRRDFDRVICRIDPLGWVVVPGKISDLPTTKELIVIGLANVDIRRLYQGRTVIEAMALRPFNEESRLPPSRGS, from the coding sequence TTGGAACTTCGACGACGTTTTTGGGAAATTTTCAACGACCGAGCATCGGTCGCCCTGGGGCTATTTTTTGTGGCCCTGGGGGCGCGCTTGGCCTTCTTGTTTTTAAACCCCCATTTAAACTATGGGTTCGTGAGCGTTTTGGGCCTTCCGTTCAGCGACGCGATGGAGTGGAACGATCTCGCGAATCATTTGATCCGCGGCGACGGGATCGTGGGTCCCTGGGCCGCCCAACGGCCCCTCTATCCTGTTTTTTTGGCTTCCTTTTATACCTGGTTCGGCGAGTCCTTCGTTTTAGCGAAAATTCTAAACGCCCTTGTCGTTGCGCTCTCCGTGGCGTTGGTTTTCCGGATCGGCGATTGGGCTTTTGGGCGAACCATCGGTTGTCTGGCCGCGGCCTTGCCGATGATCGACTGGGATCAAGCGTGTCAATCCATGACCCTCATGAGCGAGCCGTTGGGGTTGGGCCTTTTTGTTTCGTCGGTCTATCTGTTGATTCGGGGGGTTAAAAAAGAATACCCCCGGGATTTATTCTTTTCGGGGTTGTTGTTCGCTTTTTGCAATTTGGCCCGTCCTCTGACGCTTCTCGCTTTCCCCGTTTATTTGGCGTGTCTCTTCCGGGAGTATCGGCGCCGGGGCTTCGATCACCGGCGGACCCTTCGCCGGGTGGGCCTTTTCGCCCTGGGGGCCGCTTTGGGGCTGGCCCCTTGGTTGATTCGCCAGAAAAAGGTCATCGGAATATGGGCGATCACCAGCAAAACCGCCGAGTCGTTTTACGCGGCAACCACCCCCCGGTTCGGGCAATGGTCCTCTTCCTCGGATTTCGAATCCACCGTGAAGGGCGGTGAAACCCCCCGGGACAAATATCTCTTTCAAATGGCGAAAGCCCGGGAGAATCTCCTATCGAACCCCTCTTTTTACCTGGGCAATGTGATCCGCTCCTTCGGGCGTTACATCGCCCAAGTCCCGACCCCTTTTCCGAGGGCGAATGGGGTTGTCGTGGCCGCTTTTTTCCTCTTCGTTTGGCGGTTTTTATCCCCGCGGGTCAAAGCGTCCCCCATTCGTTGGTGGCTTTGGCTGGCCCCCGCGGTCGGCGTTTTTCTCTTGCCGAGCAAATATTATTTCTTGTTTTCGGTTCTCGGCCTTCTGGGCGCGGGACGTCGTGGCGGAACGGTGGCCTGGATTCTCATCGGGAGCCTGTTGTTCGCCGGTCTTGGAAACGCTTTGGTGGGCGGATCCATCATGGACCGAACCTTCACGATGGGCCAATGGCTCTTTTTGTTGTTCTTTTTTGAAGGAATCCGACTCGCGGTGGAAGCCTACGGGCGCCGTGTCGTTTTCCGAAAACCGATCGATGAATTGTTGACCGTTGACCGAATCCAAATAGGAGAGGCGGAACCCGCGGGCCCCCTGGCCCGCCTGGCGCGGAAAACCATCGGCGGGGCGGTCGCCGTCGGCGTCGGTTTTTTCCTTGTCAGCGGGCTTAAGCTTTTTTACCTGAACGCCTTTCGAGGACCGTTGCCGACCACGGAGCCCGCGCCCTTGACCTTTGAGGAAAAGAAGGCCTGGGTCGAACAAATGGGCGCCGCCTTGGGAAAACCGCCTTCGGAAAGGGCCCTGGATTCGAAATCGCGTTTTTTCGATCCGACGCTCGGGTTCGTTCGCGAAGGCGAAAACCACGGACGGTGGGTGGTCGGCCTTGGACGGTTGACGTCGTATCGGTATTTTTTGGCCGCCAACACGTCCATCCCCCATTGGTCCCGACTCTTTGACCGCCGGGATTTCGATCGGGTGATTTGTCGAATCGATCCCCTGGGTTGGGTCGTCGTTCCGGGAAAAATCTCCGATCTTCCAACAACCAAGGAGCTCATTGTCATCGGCCTCGCCAATGTGGACATCCGCCGCCTCTATCAGGGCCGAACGGTCATTGAAGCGATGGCCCTCCGGCCTTTCAACGAGGAATCAAGGCTCCCCCCTTCCCGCGGGAGCTGA
- a CDS encoding thioredoxin family protein produces the protein MNVRSLLSVLFLSVATVAAAAPEIGKPAPAFVLKDTHGKDVSLADQKGKVVVLEWINHGCPFVKKHYGSGNMQKLQKDYTAKGVVWLSVASSAPGKEGYMKADAWNKAIAEKKSAATAVLLDPDGVAGRAYGAKTTPHMFVIDAEGRLAYKGAIDDRPSADPADVPGAKNYVRQALDSVLAGKPVETASTTPYGCGVKFK, from the coding sequence ATGAACGTTCGTTCATTGTTGTCGGTGTTGTTCTTGTCGGTCGCGACGGTCGCGGCGGCGGCCCCCGAAATCGGAAAGCCCGCGCCGGCTTTCGTTTTAAAAGACACCCACGGGAAGGACGTTTCCCTGGCGGACCAAAAGGGGAAAGTCGTTGTGTTGGAGTGGATCAACCACGGTTGCCCCTTCGTGAAAAAGCACTATGGCTCAGGCAACATGCAGAAACTGCAGAAGGACTACACGGCCAAGGGCGTGGTGTGGCTTTCCGTCGCCTCCTCCGCCCCGGGCAAAGAGGGCTACATGAAGGCCGACGCTTGGAACAAGGCCATCGCCGAAAAGAAATCGGCCGCGACGGCCGTGCTGTTGGACCCGGACGGCGTGGCGGGCCGGGCCTACGGCGCCAAGACGACGCCCCACATGTTTGTGATCGACGCCGAAGGCCGCCTGGCCTACAAGGGCGCCATCGACGACCGCCCCTCCGCGGACCCGGCGGACGTGCCCGGCGCCAAGAACTACGTCCGGCAGGCCCTGGACAGCGTGCTCGCCGGAAAACCGGTGGAGACCGCGAGCACCACCCCCTACGGCTGCGGCGTTAAATTCAAATGA
- a CDS encoding thioredoxin family protein, whose translation MISSKINALPTRLRVLFAAALLGFPVFSTAAEKTAGHVRAALVAEDLRAPAGGTSWVGIRLTMAPGWHTYWKNPGDSGMATRIRWALPSVVTAGDILWPAPGRIVLPPLVSFGYEKETLLLVPLQIAPGASGPVKLSARVDWLECSDVCVPGRADLELRLNVGSKTQPNPAVADLFARYRNRLPRTPEGWTLEANRSGKSVKVTLQPPPGENISSKAFTLFPEDEDTAEAGAVPAAVLRDGKITVEFPSETKRVQAVLVAADGPGAIAAYALDLPVTQGPATAPLGWILLLAFAGGLLLNLMPCVLPVLSLKAFGFLKDAGLDPASRRRQGLLYAAGVVVSFWALAGVLLALRAGGQGLGWGFHLQSPRFVLVLIGLFVLLAANLWGFFEVGGRLVGVAAERGRSWGAFGGGVLATVVATPCTAPFMGTAIGVALAQPVPVALAVFTSLALGMAFPYWLLTVVPAAGRWLPRPGPWMGRVKIVLGFFLLATAGWLLWVLYRQSPAAVGPAAALGAALGVAAWAYGQKQRGLRFRWNATTLAAVLAMGSWAWMAAGTGAVSSSESGLWETYSPERVAQLEKEGRPYFIDFTAAWCLTCQVNKKTTLEKPETLALFRESNVALLRADWTNRDETIARALAGWGRSGVPLYVLKGRGAPALLPALLTPGLVRDALLKMKEEVS comes from the coding sequence ATGATTTCTTCAAAGATTAACGCCCTCCCCACCCGCCTTCGCGTCCTCTTTGCCGCGGCCCTTCTCGGGTTTCCAGTCTTTTCAACCGCGGCGGAAAAAACCGCCGGGCATGTTCGGGCCGCGCTGGTGGCGGAGGACCTTCGGGCGCCGGCGGGGGGGACTTCCTGGGTGGGGATTCGGTTGACCATGGCGCCGGGGTGGCACACCTATTGGAAGAACCCGGGGGATTCGGGGATGGCCACGCGGATTCGGTGGGCCCTTCCTTCCGTGGTGACGGCGGGGGACATTCTCTGGCCCGCGCCGGGGCGGATCGTCCTGCCGCCTTTGGTTAGCTTCGGCTACGAAAAAGAAACCCTTTTGTTGGTGCCCCTTCAAATCGCCCCGGGGGCCTCCGGGCCGGTGAAGTTGTCGGCCCGGGTGGATTGGTTGGAATGTTCCGACGTCTGCGTTCCCGGCCGGGCGGACCTTGAGCTTCGCTTGAACGTCGGTTCCAAGACCCAACCCAATCCCGCCGTGGCCGACCTCTTCGCCCGTTACCGTAACCGCCTTCCCCGAACCCCGGAGGGCTGGACCCTGGAAGCCAACCGGTCGGGCAAGTCCGTAAAAGTCACCCTTCAACCGCCCCCGGGGGAAAACATTTCGTCCAAGGCCTTCACCCTATTCCCCGAGGACGAAGACACGGCGGAAGCCGGCGCCGTTCCGGCGGCGGTTCTCCGGGACGGGAAGATCACGGTGGAATTTCCATCGGAAACCAAGCGTGTGCAGGCTGTGTTGGTTGCGGCGGACGGTCCCGGGGCCATCGCCGCCTACGCCCTGGACCTGCCCGTGACCCAGGGCCCCGCGACGGCCCCACTGGGTTGGATTTTACTGCTCGCCTTCGCGGGCGGGTTGTTGCTCAACCTGATGCCCTGCGTTTTGCCGGTCCTGTCGCTCAAGGCCTTTGGCTTCCTTAAAGACGCGGGGTTGGACCCCGCTTCCCGTCGGCGGCAGGGCCTGCTCTACGCGGCCGGGGTGGTGGTTTCTTTTTGGGCCCTGGCGGGGGTGTTGCTCGCCCTTCGGGCGGGGGGGCAGGGACTGGGGTGGGGTTTCCATCTGCAATCGCCCCGGTTTGTTTTGGTTTTGATCGGCCTCTTCGTCCTGCTGGCCGCCAACCTCTGGGGGTTCTTTGAAGTCGGCGGGCGCTTGGTCGGCGTTGCGGCGGAGCGGGGCCGTTCCTGGGGCGCCTTCGGCGGCGGCGTATTGGCCACCGTCGTCGCCACGCCCTGCACGGCGCCCTTTATGGGAACGGCCATCGGCGTGGCCCTGGCTCAACCGGTGCCGGTGGCCTTGGCGGTGTTCACCTCCCTGGCCCTGGGCATGGCCTTCCCCTATTGGCTTCTCACGGTGGTACCGGCCGCGGGGCGCTGGCTGCCCCGCCCCGGTCCCTGGATGGGCCGGGTAAAAATTGTTTTGGGATTTTTCCTGCTCGCCACGGCGGGTTGGCTTCTGTGGGTGCTCTATCGTCAGAGCCCGGCGGCGGTGGGACCGGCGGCGGCCCTGGGCGCGGCCCTGGGCGTGGCCGCCTGGGCCTATGGCCAAAAACAACGGGGCCTTCGCTTCCGCTGGAACGCCACCACCCTAGCGGCGGTTCTGGCCATGGGGTCCTGGGCCTGGATGGCGGCGGGAACCGGCGCGGTTTCCTCCTCGGAAAGCGGGCTCTGGGAAACCTACAGCCCCGAACGCGTGGCCCAATTGGAAAAAGAGGGGCGGCCCTATTTCATCGACTTCACCGCGGCCTGGTGCCTGACCTGCCAGGTGAACAAGAAAACCACGCTCGAGAAACCCGAGACCCTGGCACTTTTTCGGGAGAGCAACGTGGCGCTCCTTCGGGCCGACTGGACCAACCGGGACGAGACCATCGCCCGGGCCCTGGCCGGTTGGGGACGAAGCGGGGTTCCTCTTTATGTTTTGAAAGGCCGGGGCGCCCCGGCGCTACTGCCCGCCCTGCTCACGCCGGGGCTCGTGCGCGACGCTTTACTGAAGATGAAAGAGGAGGTTTCATGA